A genomic segment from Deinococcus sp. YIM 77859 encodes:
- a CDS encoding LptF/LptG family permease, with the protein MTRLTRYVTGELLPPLVAGTLLFTAILSFGYFFISSQWLRGVPLGLIGQWIGYQVPDTLVKVLPMAVVLMTVVAFGRLATERELVAVQSGGIGLGQVARPVAVVAALVTALAVWLSLWVAPRANVETRGLYWDVLTGAGLSQLVGKTVDLGGNLTLWLGGYDPARRELKQVRVERWQTDHPQRATVIFADSGTFENNRLSLRGYQVYTVNYAAAAGLARVPENDPAAFRAAVQEVFPNVVLPQDASSTLNLDTGLSRKQTIAQYADAIGADSEGWPELVTKLTAPGVPPQERQDARVQLNRKLALPFGNLVLALAALPFALRFGRTLGVSLGIALLIAVAYYLVFFIGLTLAGAFPGLPELGVWLANFVFAGLGLWLLRRA; encoded by the coding sequence ATGACCCGCCTTACCCGCTACGTCACGGGCGAGCTGCTGCCGCCGCTGGTGGCGGGCACGCTGCTGTTTACCGCGATCCTCAGCTTTGGCTACTTCTTTATCAGCAGTCAGTGGCTGCGGGGGGTGCCGCTGGGCCTGATCGGGCAGTGGATCGGGTACCAGGTGCCCGACACGCTCGTCAAGGTACTGCCCATGGCGGTTGTGCTGATGACGGTGGTGGCGTTTGGCCGACTCGCGACCGAGCGAGAACTCGTGGCGGTGCAGTCGGGCGGAATCGGGCTGGGGCAGGTGGCGCGGCCGGTCGCGGTGGTGGCGGCCCTCGTGACCGCGCTGGCCGTGTGGCTGAGCCTGTGGGTGGCTCCCCGCGCAAACGTGGAGACGCGCGGCCTGTACTGGGACGTGCTGACGGGCGCGGGCCTTTCGCAGCTTGTGGGCAAGACGGTCGACCTGGGCGGCAACCTGACGCTCTGGCTGGGAGGCTATGACCCGGCGCGGCGCGAGCTCAAGCAGGTGCGGGTAGAGCGCTGGCAGACCGATCATCCGCAGCGCGCGACGGTGATTTTTGCAGACAGCGGCACCTTCGAGAACAACCGGCTTTCCCTGCGCGGGTATCAGGTGTACACGGTGAACTACGCGGCGGCCGCGGGGCTGGCCCGCGTGCCCGAGAACGATCCCGCCGCCTTCCGCGCCGCCGTCCAGGAAGTCTTTCCCAACGTGGTGCTTCCCCAGGACGCGAGCAGCACGCTGAACCTCGATACCGGGCTGTCACGCAAGCAAACCATCGCGCAGTACGCCGACGCCATCGGCGCAGACAGCGAGGGCTGGCCTGAACTGGTCACCAAGCTGACGGCGCCCGGTGTGCCACCACAGGAGCGGCAGGACGCCCGCGTCCAGCTCAACCGCAAGCTGGCGCTGCCCTTCGGCAACCTGGTGCTTGCGCTTGCCGCGCTGCCCTTTGCCCTGCGCTTCGGGCGCACACTGGGTGTGTCGCTGGGCATCGCCCTGCTGATCGCCGTCGCCTATTACCTGGTCTTTTTCATCGGCCTCACGCTGGCGGGGGCCTTTCCCGGCCTGCCCGAACTGGGCGTGTGGCTGGCCAATTTCGTCTTCGCGGGGCTGGGGCTGTGGCTGCTGAGGCGAGCGTGA
- a CDS encoding L-glutamate gamma-semialdehyde dehydrogenase, with protein sequence MTSTLMEGFLPFTHEPYFDFGRAEVAERQREAYRRVREKYVGRTFPLILGGKPVEGEDTFEVRNPADTRETVWRFPKATPEQLEEAIACAKAAFEEWRFSDPLQRATIFKRAADLLRARRMEFNAVMGLENGKNWAEADGEIAECVDHFEVFAREALRWAQGKPVYPMPDEHVTMVYEPIGVVAVISPWNFPAAIPLGMSLGAIAAGNTVVWKPASETPLSSLLLVELLFEAGLPRNVIQFLTGTDEVLGDPLVDHKDIRMIAFTGSKEIGCRIMERAAKVQPGQKWLKRVMAEMGGKDPTVVCADADLDAAAAGIVQAAFGYSGQKCSACSRVIAEDSVYDELLDKVVRLTRELQVGLPEENAALGPVIHEQSAHRILGYIERGKGTARLVLGGERAESGGREGGYLQPTIFADVDPKDPLFQEEIFGPVLSFTRARDWRHAIALANDSEYGLTAAFYSRDPQKIGEARRLIHVGNLYVNRKCTGALSGTHAFGGYGMSGTNAKVGGPDYLFWFLQTKTVAQKY encoded by the coding sequence ATGACCAGCACGCTGATGGAGGGCTTCCTCCCGTTTACGCACGAGCCGTACTTCGACTTTGGCCGCGCGGAGGTGGCGGAAAGGCAGCGCGAGGCTTACCGGCGGGTGCGCGAGAAGTACGTGGGCCGTACCTTCCCGCTGATCCTAGGCGGCAAGCCGGTGGAGGGCGAAGACACGTTTGAAGTGCGCAACCCGGCCGACACCCGTGAAACGGTCTGGCGCTTTCCCAAGGCCACGCCGGAGCAGCTTGAAGAGGCTATCGCCTGCGCGAAGGCGGCCTTTGAGGAGTGGCGCTTCAGTGATCCCTTGCAGCGCGCCACGATCTTTAAGCGGGCGGCGGACCTGCTGCGCGCCCGGCGGATGGAATTCAACGCGGTGATGGGCCTGGAGAACGGCAAGAACTGGGCCGAGGCTGACGGTGAGATCGCGGAATGCGTGGATCACTTCGAGGTGTTCGCCCGCGAGGCGCTGCGGTGGGCGCAGGGCAAGCCGGTCTACCCCATGCCCGACGAGCACGTGACGATGGTGTACGAGCCCATCGGCGTCGTCGCGGTGATTAGCCCCTGGAACTTCCCGGCGGCGATTCCGCTGGGCATGAGCCTGGGCGCGATCGCCGCGGGCAATACGGTGGTGTGGAAACCGGCCTCCGAGACGCCCCTGAGTAGCCTGCTCCTCGTGGAGCTGCTCTTCGAGGCAGGGTTGCCGCGCAACGTGATCCAGTTTCTGACCGGCACGGACGAGGTGCTGGGCGATCCGCTCGTAGACCACAAAGACATCCGCATGATCGCCTTTACCGGCTCCAAGGAGATCGGCTGCCGCATCATGGAGCGCGCGGCAAAGGTGCAGCCGGGCCAGAAATGGCTCAAGCGCGTGATGGCCGAGATGGGCGGCAAGGACCCCACGGTCGTCTGCGCTGACGCCGATCTCGACGCTGCCGCGGCGGGCATCGTGCAGGCGGCCTTCGGGTACTCGGGCCAGAAGTGCAGCGCGTGCAGCCGCGTCATTGCCGAAGACAGCGTGTATGACGAGCTGCTGGACAAGGTCGTCCGGCTCACCCGCGAGCTTCAGGTTGGCTTGCCGGAGGAGAATGCGGCCCTCGGCCCGGTCATTCACGAGCAGAGCGCCCACCGCATCCTCGGCTACATCGAGCGGGGCAAGGGGACGGCCCGGCTGGTGCTGGGGGGCGAACGGGCGGAGAGCGGGGGCCGCGAGGGCGGCTACCTCCAGCCCACCATCTTCGCGGACGTGGACCCCAAAGACCCCCTCTTCCAGGAGGAGATTTTCGGGCCGGTGCTGAGCTTTACCCGAGCACGCGACTGGCGGCACGCCATCGCGCTCGCCAACGACTCGGAGTACGGGCTGACCGCGGCCTTCTACAGCCGCGATCCGCAAAAGATTGGCGAGGCCCGCCGCCTGATCCACGTCGGCAACCTGTATGTGAACCGCAAGTGCACCGGTGCCCTGTCCGGCACCCACGCCTTCGGCGGCTACGGCATGAGCGGCACGAATGCGAAGGTGGGCGGCCCCGACTACCTCTTCTGGTTCCTTCAGACGAAGACGGTAGCACAGAAGTACTGA
- a CDS encoding DinB family protein — protein sequence MTDTQPDRNERAQLAFARLLPKLFRGGQAFVGVEAALSGLDAGAAVQRPEHLPHSVAELVAHVNWWNRWMLDIIEMGRAMPYPKHAADTWPAVTEEDWARVKAEFYELLARIDTHTARPDLANPVNHDETIGELLADFALHTAHHFGQVITVRQALGAWPPPGGGDTW from the coding sequence ATGACCGACACCCAACCCGACCGCAATGAGCGCGCGCAGCTCGCCTTCGCCCGCCTGCTCCCCAAGCTGTTCCGCGGCGGGCAGGCGTTCGTGGGGGTGGAGGCGGCGCTGAGCGGGCTGGATGCAGGGGCCGCCGTGCAAAGGCCCGAACATCTGCCGCACAGCGTGGCCGAACTCGTCGCGCACGTGAACTGGTGGAACCGCTGGATGCTGGACATCATCGAGATGGGCCGCGCGATGCCCTACCCCAAGCACGCGGCCGACACCTGGCCCGCCGTCACCGAGGAGGACTGGGCGCGGGTCAAGGCCGAGTTCTACGAGCTGCTCGCCCGCATCGATACGCACACCGCCCGCCCCGACCTCGCCAACCCCGTCAACCACGACGAGACGATTGGCGAGCTGCTGGCCGACTTTGCGCTACACACCGCGCACCACTTCGGGCAGGTGATCACGGTGCGTCAGGCGCTCGGGGCGTGGCCGCCTCCAGGAGGGGGGGATACGTGGTAA
- a CDS encoding ROK family protein produces the protein MTASPLLALDIGGTSMRAALVEDGRVTGRREARTPKPSTPEAVLGAALDLAAPLAPAARAVGVACAGAVARGHVTATAPHTFPGWTAIALEQRLTDGLGLPCSALNDARAAAWGEFREGAGRGTSEFMFVTVSTGVGAGLVLGGRLHLAANGLDAELGFVSVPALWQRGEEVPPLGPLGPLEFETSGTALGARARALGFADARALCDAAEAGTAAAEAEYARSAALIAWKIADVAALLGVTRVALGGSVGLRAGYLTRVRALLAHFPERYRPEVVHAKLGADAGLVGAALWAGQAAGRT, from the coding sequence ATGACGGCTTCTCCCCTCCTCGCCCTCGACATCGGCGGGACGTCCATGCGGGCGGCCCTCGTGGAGGATGGGCGCGTCACGGGGCGGCGCGAGGCACGCACACCCAAACCCTCCACCCCGGAGGCGGTGCTGGGGGCGGCCCTCGATCTCGCCGCGCCCCTGGCCCCCGCTGCGCGGGCGGTCGGGGTGGCCTGCGCCGGTGCGGTGGCCAGGGGCCACGTGACGGCAACGGCTCCCCACACCTTTCCGGGCTGGACGGCCATTGCGCTCGAGCAGCGCCTCACGGACGGCCTGGGTCTCCCCTGCTCGGCGCTCAACGACGCGCGCGCTGCGGCCTGGGGCGAATTCCGGGAGGGGGCGGGGCGGGGAACGTCCGAATTCATGTTCGTCACCGTCAGCACCGGCGTGGGCGCGGGGCTGGTGCTGGGCGGAAGACTGCACCTCGCCGCGAACGGGCTGGATGCCGAGCTGGGCTTCGTGAGCGTGCCCGCCCTGTGGCAGCGGGGAGAGGAGGTTCCGCCGCTGGGTCCCTTGGGACCACTCGAATTCGAGACGAGCGGGACGGCCCTGGGAGCGCGGGCGCGGGCGCTGGGCTTCGCGGACGCACGAGCCCTCTGCGACGCGGCGGAGGCGGGAACGGCCGCAGCCGAGGCCGAATACGCCCGCTCGGCCGCCCTCATCGCCTGGAAGATCGCGGACGTGGCGGCCCTGCTGGGCGTGACGCGGGTGGCGCTGGGCGGCAGCGTGGGGCTGCGCGCCGGGTATCTGACCCGAGTGCGGGCGCTGCTCGCCCACTTTCCCGAACGCTACCGACCAGAGGTCGTTCACGCGAAGCTAGGCGCCGATGCAGGCCTTGTCGGGGCAGCGCTGTGGGCGGGGCAGGCCGCCGGGAGAACTTAA
- a CDS encoding DUF4127 family protein — MTRLLLIPPDTRPPTLDHPAGLARMTGAEVRVPPPGALPDFFTPGDTGLLRTWLLDEAREAETLVVCLETLTLGGMIPARRVTDPTEDVLRRLGVLREVRALNPGLRIFAFGVIVRVAHDNDPHEEKPYYGEWGHELRAYSAAFDRHARHGEGERAALEEARAALPPDILADWLGTRERNRALHLAALDLLAQGTLTHLCLTLDDTTPYGLAAFDRRMLEARADELGVWERLDLYPGADEVPCTLIARALRPEPVRAWVRYSGVLGAGAELIYEDRPAGELVRAHLRAAGCRMADTPDAADFVLAVNTPGTRQASFQPDFGAVDTPMRNLPAFVDDLRDDLAAGRAVSLADIAYPNGAERRLWTLLQTLPLANLAGYAAWNTAGNTLGSAVAFGKLAPLVRDRAAHTAALFARMVDDALYQAFTRPEVRARLANPSPFDLGEERAEAEAWLRELITPRIRALWARHFAHTGLRLDLGEARLAWPRLFTGVFPLEVRA, encoded by the coding sequence GTGACCCGCCTGCTGCTGATCCCGCCCGACACCCGCCCCCCCACGCTGGACCACCCCGCAGGGCTCGCCCGCATGACAGGAGCCGAGGTGAGGGTGCCACCGCCGGGGGCCCTGCCGGACTTTTTCACGCCGGGAGATACCGGGCTTCTGCGGACCTGGCTGCTCGATGAGGCGCGGGAGGCAGAGACGCTCGTCGTCTGTCTGGAGACGCTTACGCTGGGCGGCATGATTCCCGCGCGGCGGGTGACAGACCCCACAGAGGACGTGCTTCGGCGGCTCGGGGTGCTGCGGGAGGTGCGGGCGCTCAATCCGGGGCTACGCATCTTCGCCTTCGGGGTGATCGTGCGGGTAGCCCACGACAACGACCCGCATGAGGAAAAGCCCTACTACGGCGAGTGGGGGCACGAACTGCGGGCGTACAGCGCGGCCTTTGACCGCCACGCGCGGCACGGAGAAGGCGAGCGCGCCGCCCTGGAGGAGGCCCGTGCCGCCCTGCCCCCGGACATCCTGGCCGACTGGCTGGGTACCCGCGAGCGCAACCGAGCGCTGCACCTCGCCGCGCTGGACCTGCTGGCGCAGGGCACGCTCACGCACCTGTGCCTCACGCTGGACGACACCACCCCCTACGGCCTGGCCGCCTTCGACCGCCGGATGCTGGAGGCGCGCGCGGACGAGCTGGGCGTGTGGGAGCGGCTGGACCTCTACCCCGGCGCCGACGAGGTGCCGTGCACGCTGATCGCCCGCGCGCTCAGGCCGGAGCCGGTGCGGGCCTGGGTGCGCTACAGCGGCGTGCTGGGAGCTGGGGCCGAACTGATCTACGAGGACCGCCCCGCGGGGGAACTGGTGCGGGCCCACCTGCGCGCGGCGGGGTGCCGGATGGCCGACACGCCGGACGCGGCGGACTTTGTGCTGGCGGTGAACACGCCGGGGACGCGGCAGGCCAGCTTTCAGCCGGACTTCGGGGCAGTGGACACGCCCATGCGCAACCTCCCCGCCTTCGTGGACGACCTGCGGGACGATCTGGCGGCAGGACGAGCGGTGAGCCTCGCGGACATCGCCTATCCGAACGGGGCGGAGCGGCGGCTGTGGACGCTGCTGCAAACGCTGCCGCTGGCGAACCTGGCCGGGTATGCCGCCTGGAACACGGCGGGGAACACGCTGGGGTCGGCGGTCGCCTTCGGCAAGCTCGCGCCGCTGGTGCGGGACCGCGCGGCCCACACGGCGGCTCTCTTTGCCCGGATGGTGGACGACGCGCTGTACCAGGCGTTCACCCGGCCCGAGGTGCGCGCCCGGCTGGCGAACCCCAGCCCCTTCGACCTCGGGGAGGAGCGGGCGGAGGCCGAAGCATGGCTGCGCGAACTCATCACGCCGCGGATTCGGGCGCTGTGGGCGCGGCACTTCGCCCATACGGGGCTGAGGCTGGACCTCGGGGAGGCCCGGCTGGCCTGGCCGCGTCTCTTTACGGGTGTCTTTCCGCTGGAGGTGCGGGCATGA
- a CDS encoding acyl-CoA dehydrogenase, with product MTTATAETGMSFALSSEQRMIVQHVREFCRAELAPKAAEYDRSGAYPREQLRGLAELGLLGATVPEAWDGAGLDSVTYALCLEEIAAADASVAVIVSVQNGLPEQMLLRYGTDAQRERYLRPLARGEHIGAFCLTEPGAGSDAASLRLRAEREGDEWVLHGSKAWITSGGQANTYLVMARTGGPGARGISCFIVPGDTPGLSFGRPEEKLGLHAAHTTTVTFDGVRVPAENRVGEEGEGLIIALSSLDAGRIGIAMQALGIARAALEHAARYASEREQFGKRLKEFEGVSFKVARMAARIESARLVALKAAWLKDQGQPYGKEASIAKLLASEAAVDCARDAIQIFGGNGYSREYPVERLYRDAKVTEIYEGTSEIQQLVISRAVFAEV from the coding sequence ATGACGACCGCGACCGCCGAAACGGGGATGAGTTTCGCCCTGTCTTCTGAACAGCGCATGATCGTGCAGCATGTCCGCGAGTTCTGCCGCGCCGAGCTTGCGCCCAAGGCCGCCGAGTATGACCGCAGCGGCGCGTACCCCCGCGAGCAGCTGCGCGGCCTGGCCGAGCTGGGCCTGCTGGGCGCGACCGTGCCCGAGGCGTGGGACGGCGCGGGCCTCGATTCGGTGACCTACGCCCTGTGCCTCGAGGAGATTGCCGCTGCCGACGCCAGTGTTGCCGTGATCGTGAGCGTTCAGAACGGGCTTCCCGAGCAGATGCTGTTGCGCTACGGCACCGACGCGCAGCGCGAGCGGTACCTGCGCCCCCTCGCCCGCGGTGAACACATCGGCGCCTTTTGCCTCACCGAGCCGGGGGCGGGCAGCGACGCGGCCAGCCTGCGCCTGCGGGCCGAACGCGAGGGGGACGAGTGGGTCCTGCACGGCAGCAAGGCGTGGATCACCTCGGGCGGCCAGGCGAACACCTACCTCGTGATGGCCCGCACCGGCGGTCCCGGCGCGCGCGGCATCTCCTGCTTCATCGTGCCGGGGGACACGCCCGGCCTCAGCTTCGGCCGCCCCGAGGAGAAGCTCGGCCTGCATGCGGCCCACACGACCACCGTCACCTTTGACGGGGTGCGCGTTCCCGCGGAAAACAGGGTGGGCGAGGAGGGCGAGGGCCTGATCATCGCCCTTTCCAGCCTCGACGCGGGCCGCATCGGGATCGCGATGCAGGCCCTGGGGATCGCCCGCGCGGCCCTCGAACACGCTGCCCGCTACGCCTCCGAGCGCGAGCAGTTCGGCAAGCGGCTCAAGGAGTTCGAAGGGGTGTCCTTTAAGGTGGCGCGGATGGCCGCCCGCATCGAGTCGGCTCGCCTGGTCGCCCTCAAGGCCGCCTGGCTCAAGGACCAGGGCCAGCCCTACGGCAAGGAGGCCAGCATCGCCAAGCTGCTCGCCTCAGAAGCAGCAGTGGACTGCGCCCGCGACGCCATCCAGATTTTCGGTGGCAACGGCTACAGCCGTGAGTACCCCGTCGAACGCCTCTACCGCGACGCCAAGGTGACCGAGATCTACGAGGGCACCTCCGAGATTCAGCAGCTCGTCATCAGCCGGGCGGTGTTTGCCGAGGTCTAG
- a CDS encoding glycosyltransferase — MTPALRALILSASFGSGHHQANDALDRALRAAGVDLRARHADFIAYLNPLERAVTVGTYAAWLRYAPGMYKAFYDWTDQETEPRALTGTFGWLGLGGMLRDLREVRPEVVVSSFPTPVALAHTARQQLGTEFLNALVVTDYRVHHHWARPEAELLMVAHEEAREQMKRWRIPDRRIVVTGIPIAPAYRALVGADRAALREQHGLKADEPLILVSGGGTGTYRALHRVLNELSNLGRRVQVLVLAGARTRGVSRVGGATVHALGFTPAFPELLAASDLVVGKAGGLTVAEATALGVPLVIFEPIPGQEEHNAAYLVRHGAGLWARRLTDVRPAVLRALDPNEHARLSANARALSVPDAADRVAAALLRRLGRA; from the coding sequence GTGACCCCAGCCCTGCGCGCCCTGATCCTCTCCGCCTCCTTTGGAAGCGGGCACCATCAGGCGAATGACGCGCTGGACCGGGCATTGCGGGCGGCGGGCGTGGACCTGCGGGCGCGGCACGCGGATTTCATCGCGTACCTGAACCCCTTGGAGCGGGCCGTGACGGTGGGCACCTACGCCGCCTGGCTGCGCTACGCACCGGGGATGTACAAGGCGTTCTACGACTGGACGGACCAGGAGACCGAGCCGCGGGCCCTCACGGGCACCTTCGGCTGGCTGGGTCTGGGCGGGATGCTGCGTGACCTGCGCGAGGTGAGGCCCGAGGTGGTCGTGAGCAGTTTTCCGACGCCCGTCGCGCTGGCCCACACCGCCCGGCAGCAGCTCGGCACCGAGTTCCTGAACGCGCTGGTCGTGACCGATTACCGCGTGCATCACCACTGGGCGCGCCCCGAGGCCGAACTGCTGATGGTGGCCCACGAGGAGGCGCGCGAGCAGATGAAGCGCTGGCGAATTCCCGATCGCCGCATCGTCGTGACCGGCATTCCCATCGCCCCGGCGTACCGGGCGCTGGTTGGCGCCGACCGAGCGGCGCTGCGCGAGCAACACGGGCTGAAGGCGGATGAGCCGCTGATCCTGGTTTCAGGCGGAGGAACGGGCACCTACCGAGCGCTTCACCGCGTGCTGAACGAGCTGAGCAACCTGGGAAGACGCGTGCAGGTGCTGGTGTTGGCTGGGGCGCGGACCCGTGGCGTGTCGCGGGTGGGAGGAGCGACGGTGCACGCCCTGGGCTTTACGCCTGCCTTTCCCGAGCTGCTGGCGGCCTCTGACCTCGTGGTGGGCAAGGCGGGTGGGCTCACGGTGGCGGAGGCCACGGCCCTGGGCGTCCCGCTCGTCATCTTTGAGCCGATTCCGGGACAGGAGGAACACAACGCCGCCTACCTCGTGCGGCACGGGGCAGGGCTGTGGGCGCGGCGCCTGACGGACGTGCGGCCCGCCGTGCTGCGTGCGCTGGACCCGAATGAACACGCCCGGCTGAGCGCGAATGCCCGCGCCCTCAGCGTACCTGACGCTGCCGACCGGGTGGCGGCCGCCCTGCTGCGCCGATTGGGGCGAGCATGA
- a CDS encoding DinB family protein yields MVKEPLTVGGPLSAFGAAVGNLFRGGPANVSWERALEGLSAAEAVRVPEPLPHSVAQVVAHVQFWQAYLLEVIAGKNPPAPEHAAGGWPEPGDWETLQTAFFRDLEALRALTRDAAFTATLDRKDRPWAAGLTNFAGHSVYHLGQVVCIRQALGLWPPPSGGDTW; encoded by the coding sequence GTGGTAAAGGAGCCTCTGACCGTCGGTGGGCCGCTTTCCGCCTTTGGCGCTGCCGTTGGGAACCTGTTCCGGGGTGGTCCGGCCAACGTGTCGTGGGAACGCGCCCTGGAGGGGCTCAGCGCGGCGGAGGCGGTCCGGGTCCCCGAACCGTTGCCGCATTCGGTCGCGCAGGTCGTGGCCCACGTGCAGTTCTGGCAGGCGTATCTGCTGGAGGTGATCGCCGGCAAGAACCCGCCCGCCCCGGAACACGCCGCCGGGGGCTGGCCCGAGCCCGGCGACTGGGAGACGCTCCAGACCGCTTTCTTCCGCGATCTGGAGGCGCTGCGGGCCCTCACGCGGGACGCGGCCTTCACCGCCACCCTCGACCGCAAAGACCGCCCCTGGGCCGCCGGTCTCACCAACTTCGCGGGGCACAGTGTCTACCACCTCGGGCAGGTGGTGTGCATCCGGCAGGCGCTGGGGCTGTGGCCGCCGCCCAGCGGTGGGGACACGTGGTAG
- the fabZ gene encoding 3-hydroxyacyl-ACP dehydratase FabZ → MDPLLIQDVLKTLPHRFPFILVDRVLSAGQGEVHALKNVTVNEPFFPGHFPQEPVMPGVLIVEALAQASMFCLHGELEPGTVGYLAGVEGARFKRKVIPGDQLHLYARLDFLRRGLGKTTCRAEVDGQVAAEATILFAVAKG, encoded by the coding sequence ATGGACCCCCTCTTGATCCAGGACGTACTGAAGACGTTGCCGCACCGCTTTCCCTTCATTCTGGTGGACCGGGTGCTCTCGGCCGGACAGGGCGAGGTCCACGCGCTCAAAAACGTGACGGTCAACGAGCCCTTTTTTCCCGGTCACTTTCCGCAAGAACCCGTCATGCCCGGCGTCTTGATTGTGGAGGCGCTCGCGCAGGCAAGCATGTTCTGCCTCCACGGGGAGCTGGAACCGGGAACGGTCGGCTACCTCGCGGGAGTAGAGGGCGCGCGCTTTAAGCGCAAGGTGATTCCCGGAGACCAGCTTCACCTGTACGCGCGGCTGGACTTTCTGCGCCGGGGACTGGGCAAAACCACCTGCCGCGCCGAGGTGGACGGCCAGGTGGCGGCGGAAGCGACGATTCTCTTCGCCGTGGCCAAGGGGTGA
- a CDS encoding aspartate aminotransferase family protein, protein MTDSPSSSVFYRSRKPYPTAVRGEGVYLYDAGGRRYLDGSSGALVANIGHGRAEVADALARQARELPFVHGSQFTSPVLEEYAARLLNFLGLPGFRFWAVSGGSEANESAIKLARQYHVERGEPGRSKVITRLPSYHGASLGALAASGMGARRAIYSPLFNEGAWPKMPRPDPRLAGEADAERLREVLETEGPETVAAFLAEPVVGASDAALAPNAGYHARIAAICREYGILFIADEVMSGMGRCGSPLAVRLGGDVTPDIVVLGKGLAAGYAPLAGLAASPEVYGTVMQGSGAFQHGFTYAGHPVSVAAGLAVLDIVEREGLPERARVQGERLLAGLRELKERHPVVLEARGHGLLLGLVLGDPATGQAFGTPGMAERVARAAWERGLITYPGTGAVDGIRGDHLLLGPPLCIRDTEVEEMLAALDGALQAGGVSRPRQTPPG, encoded by the coding sequence ATGACCGATTCCCCCAGTTCCAGTGTCTTCTACCGTTCCCGCAAGCCCTACCCGACCGCCGTGCGGGGCGAGGGCGTGTACCTCTATGACGCCGGGGGGCGGCGGTATCTGGACGGGTCGTCGGGCGCGCTGGTGGCGAACATCGGGCACGGGCGGGCCGAGGTCGCGGACGCTCTGGCACGGCAGGCGCGCGAACTGCCCTTCGTGCATGGCTCGCAGTTCACCTCGCCCGTGCTGGAGGAGTACGCCGCGCGGCTGCTGAACTTTCTGGGCCTGCCCGGCTTTCGCTTCTGGGCCGTCTCGGGGGGATCGGAGGCGAACGAGAGCGCGATCAAGCTGGCGCGGCAGTACCACGTGGAGCGGGGCGAGCCGGGGCGCTCCAAGGTGATCACGCGCCTTCCGAGCTACCACGGCGCCTCGCTGGGGGCGCTTGCCGCCTCCGGGATGGGGGCACGGCGAGCGATCTACTCTCCCCTCTTCAACGAGGGCGCCTGGCCCAAGATGCCCCGCCCCGACCCCCGCCTGGCAGGCGAGGCCGATGCCGAACGCCTGCGCGAGGTGCTCGAGACGGAAGGACCGGAGACGGTCGCCGCCTTTCTCGCCGAGCCGGTCGTCGGGGCGTCAGACGCGGCCCTCGCTCCGAATGCGGGCTATCACGCCCGGATTGCGGCGATCTGCCGCGAGTACGGCATTCTCTTTATCGCCGATGAGGTGATGAGCGGGATGGGGCGCTGCGGGTCGCCGCTGGCGGTCCGGCTGGGGGGCGACGTGACGCCCGACATCGTGGTGTTGGGCAAGGGGCTGGCGGCGGGCTACGCGCCGCTTGCGGGGCTGGCGGCGAGCCCCGAGGTGTACGGCACGGTGATGCAGGGCTCGGGCGCTTTTCAGCACGGCTTTACCTACGCGGGCCACCCGGTCAGCGTGGCGGCGGGCCTCGCCGTCTTGGACATCGTGGAACGCGAGGGGCTGCCCGAGCGGGCGCGGGTGCAGGGCGAGCGGCTGCTGGCCGGGCTGCGGGAACTGAAGGAACGCCACCCGGTCGTGCTGGAGGCGCGGGGTCACGGCCTGCTGCTCGGTCTGGTGCTGGGCGACCCGGCGACCGGGCAGGCGTTCGGGACGCCCGGCATGGCGGAGCGGGTGGCGCGGGCAGCCTGGGAACGCGGCCTGATCACCTACCCGGGTACGGGCGCGGTGGACGGCATCCGCGGTGATCACCTGCTGCTTGGTCCGCCCCTGTGCATCAGGGATACCGAGGTGGAGGAGATGCTCGCGGCGCTGGACGGAGCCCTGCAGGCAGGGGGCGTTTCTAGACCTCGGCAAACACCGCCCGGCTGA